The Niallia alba genome includes a window with the following:
- a CDS encoding F0F1 ATP synthase subunit delta: MMDTGVAKRYALALFQIAKENGQIDQLDEEVRVVRTLVTSSPEIHTFLQSPNISLEKKKEMVKVAFASASEYIQNLLMLLIDRHREEMITSICDQFIALVNEAKGIADAKVYSIKPLTDDEKRAISATFAAKVGKISLNIENIIDSNLLGGIKVRIGNQIYDGSLQGKLNRLQRQLLG; encoded by the coding sequence ATGATGGATACAGGTGTTGCAAAGCGTTATGCTTTAGCCCTTTTCCAAATCGCCAAAGAAAACGGACAGATCGATCAGTTGGATGAAGAAGTGCGAGTAGTGAGAACACTAGTAACCTCTTCACCTGAAATTCATACATTTCTCCAATCTCCTAATATTTCATTAGAAAAGAAAAAAGAAATGGTGAAAGTAGCATTTGCTTCTGCAAGCGAGTATATTCAAAACCTTTTAATGCTATTGATTGATCGCCATCGGGAAGAGATGATTACTAGTATATGTGATCAATTTATAGCACTAGTTAATGAAGCAAAAGGGATTGCAGATGCAAAAGTATATTCAATCAAACCGTTAACAGACGATGAGAAAAGAGCTATTTCAGCTACATTCGCTGCAAAAGTTGGGAAAATATCGCTAAATATTGAAAATATCATTGATTCTAACCTATTAGGTGGAATTAAGGTAAGAATCGGTAATCAAATATATGATGGTAGTCTTCAAGGGAAGCTAAACCGTCTACAACGACAATTATTAGGATAG
- the atpA gene encoding F0F1 ATP synthase subunit alpha, with product MSIKAEEISALIKKQIESYQSEVQVSEVGTVINIGDGIARVHGLDNCMAGELVEFSNGVMGLAQNLEESNVGIIILGPYTDIREGDEVRRTGRIMEVPVGDALIGRVVNPLGQPVDGLGAINTTKTRPIEFLAPGVMDRKSVSEPLQTGIKAIDALVPIGRGQRELIIGDRQTGKTSVAIDTILNQADQDMVCIYVAIGQKESTVRNAVETLRKNGALEYTIVVTASASQPAPLLYLAPYAGVAMGEEFMYEGKHVLIVYDDLTKQASAYRELSLLLRRPPGREAYPGDVFYLHSRLLERAAKLSDAKGGGSITALPFIETQAGDVSAYIPTNVISITDGQIFLQSDLFFSGVRPAINAGLSVSRVGGSAQIKAMKKVAGTLRLDLASFRELESFAQFGSDLDKATQDKLNRGARTVEVLKQDLNRPLKVEKQVAILYALTRGHLDDIPVVDIRRFEEEFLNWLDHNHTKVVEHIVTTKDLPSDDEMKAAINDFKKTFVASE from the coding sequence ATGAGCATCAAAGCGGAAGAAATCAGTGCTCTTATAAAAAAGCAAATTGAAAGTTACCAATCGGAAGTTCAAGTAAGCGAAGTTGGTACAGTAATTAATATTGGTGATGGTATTGCTCGTGTACATGGCCTAGATAACTGTATGGCTGGAGAACTTGTTGAATTTTCTAATGGGGTAATGGGCTTAGCACAAAACCTAGAAGAAAGTAATGTAGGTATCATTATTCTTGGTCCTTACACAGATATTCGTGAAGGCGATGAAGTTCGTCGTACTGGAAGAATCATGGAAGTTCCAGTAGGGGATGCGCTAATCGGACGCGTAGTAAACCCTCTAGGTCAACCAGTAGATGGACTTGGTGCAATTAATACAACAAAAACACGTCCAATCGAATTTTTAGCACCTGGCGTTATGGATCGTAAATCCGTAAGTGAGCCACTTCAAACAGGGATTAAAGCAATTGACGCACTAGTGCCAATCGGTCGTGGTCAACGTGAATTAATTATCGGTGACCGTCAAACAGGTAAAACATCTGTTGCGATCGACACAATTCTTAACCAAGCGGACCAAGATATGGTATGTATCTATGTAGCAATCGGACAAAAAGAATCTACCGTACGTAACGCTGTTGAAACACTTCGTAAAAATGGTGCATTAGAATACACAATCGTTGTAACAGCATCTGCTTCTCAACCAGCGCCACTACTATACTTAGCTCCATATGCAGGTGTAGCAATGGGTGAAGAGTTTATGTATGAAGGCAAACACGTTTTAATCGTATATGATGATTTAACAAAACAAGCATCTGCTTATCGCGAATTGTCTCTATTACTACGTCGTCCTCCAGGTCGTGAAGCTTATCCAGGGGATGTTTTCTACTTGCATTCTCGTCTACTTGAGCGTGCTGCAAAATTAAGTGATGCAAAAGGTGGAGGATCTATTACTGCTCTTCCATTTATTGAAACGCAAGCTGGAGACGTTTCTGCTTATATTCCAACAAATGTAATTTCGATTACAGATGGACAAATTTTCTTACAATCTGATCTATTCTTCTCTGGGGTGCGTCCAGCAATAAATGCCGGTTTATCCGTTTCTCGTGTTGGTGGTTCTGCGCAAATCAAGGCAATGAAAAAGGTTGCGGGAACATTACGTCTTGACCTTGCATCATTCCGTGAGCTTGAATCATTTGCTCAATTTGGTTCTGATTTAGATAAAGCGACACAAGATAAATTAAATCGTGGTGCTCGTACAGTAGAGGTATTGAAACAAGATCTTAATAGACCGTTAAAAGTTGAAAAACAAGTTGCGATTCTATATGCACTAACACGTGGTCATTTAGATGATATTCCTGTTGTGGATATTAGACGTTTCGAAGAAGAATTCTTAAATTGGCTAGATCACAATCATACAAAAGTGGTGGAACATATTGTTACGACAAAAGATCTTCCATCTGATGATGAGATGAAAGCAGCAATTAATGATTTCAAAAAAACGTTTGTAGCTTCTGAATAA